Below is a genomic region from Telmatobacter sp. DSM 110680.
TGTCCATCAGTCGTTCGGATGGTACGACTTCATCGTAGAAGTTGCATCCGATTCATCACTTCGCTACGAACTAGCGGGACATGTGGAAACAGGACAAGAAAGCCGCACAGACCCGGGAATTGGTTCCATGATTTAGCAATCTGCCATTTGCGTTTAAGGCTTGAAAGGGGGCTCGATGGAGTCCCCCTTTTTTTGTCCGCGTTGCGCCACCTTCTTATTTTCCGATGCAGAAGGTTGAGAAGATTAAATTCAACACGTCGTCGGGGGTGGTTTGGCCGGTTAATGAATCCAGGGCCCAGAGCACACGGTAGAGGTCTAGCAAAATCATTTCGTGCGGGATGCTGTTCTCGTTGGCGCGGTCGGCGTCGGCGAGTGCGGCTCTGGCGGCGATGATCGCCTGCTGCTGGCGGAGATTGGTGAGCAGGCCGGGTTCTTCGGCAGCTCCTCCGGTGGCGAGCTCGACGATCTTTTCGCGGAGTGCTTGAATGCCCTCGCCGGTTAGCGCCGATGTTGGCACCATGGGGATGCCGAATTCGCTAGCTGTCGAATCGGCTTCCGGCATTGCTTTGCTGGGTGACACCTGATCGGCGAGATCGTGTTTGTTGATTGCCGCGAGGGCTGGACGATTGTGTAAGGCCGCGAGCAGACTGCGTTCTTCCTGGTTCAGCGATTGAGTTGCATCCAGAACCACAAGAACGAGCGCCGCATCGGCCAGCGCTTCGCGGCTGCGTGCGATGCCGAGCTGCTCTACTTCTTCGAACGTCTCGCGCAGGCCGGCTGTGTCGACAAGTTCCAGCGGAATGCCTTCGAGTGAAATTCGCTCAGACACCAGATCACGTGTGGTTCCCGGTGTCGCCGTCACGATGGCGCGGTCCCGCTCCACGAGCCGATTAAACAGCGAACTCTTTCCCGCGTTCGGACGACCCACAATGGCCATGGTGAGGCCATCATGCACAATGCGTCCACGGGCGAAGGATGTCTCGAGCGCAGCCAGCGGTGGGTTGAGTTCGGCGATACGGCGGCTGATTTCTGACTTCGGGGCGACGTCGACGTCGTCTTCAGCGAAATCGATACCTGCCTCAAGCAGCGCGATCAATTCGAGGAGGGATTGCTTGGTAGGTGCTACGCGACGGCTGAGCGCGCCGCCCATCTGGCTGGCGGCCTGTCGCGCCTGGGTGAGTGTCTGCGCATCAATCAGATCACGGACCGCTTCTGCCTGCGTTAGATCGAGTTTGCCCGCGAGGAATGCGCGCTCCGTAAACTCCCCCGGGGATGCCAGTCGAGCACCCAGATCGAGCGAGCGCCGCAACAGCATTTCGAGAACAACCGGCGATCCATGCGCTGCAATCTCCACGAGTTCATCACCCGTGTAGGAATTGGGAGCGGCGAAAAAAGTGAGTACGGCGTCATCGATCGGCTCGTTGTTCGCGTTGTTTTCATCGAGCACCTCAGCGAGGCGCGCCCGGGCGTGCTCCATCGGCTGACGAAGGCGCACAAGTTGCGCCGCGATCGATGCCGCCTGCGGCCCGCTCAGCCGCACGATGCCGATTCCGCCGCGCCCCGGAGGCGTGGAGATCGCCGCGATGGTGTCGACGATTGCGGCGGTTGCTTCCGGCACTTGCGATTCGGTGTCCATCTGAATGTCTTGATTCTATGGAACCGGGGTGGCTTGGCGCTTGCTCGAGCCGCTTGCCTCAATTTGGCGAACGTAGCGCAGGCAGATGATGAGCGGAATTGCTCCAATGATGCCGAAGCTGCAGTCGATCAGACGCCAATAAGGCGGAATCCCTCGGATCGGTCCTGCAATCAATGCCAGGGGTAGAACACCGACGCAGGCGATTACGCCGAAGGCCAATACCCATTTATTACGAACGGGATCGAGGAGAGGTCCCACGAAGACCACCGCAATCACGAGGTGGGCAAACGCTAGCCAGTCAGTCCCGTACGCCATGAAGGGATAGTCGCGATTGGTCTGCACAATTCCCTCATGCACTCGCCGCAACCAGCCGTGAAGGGCTGGTTCGCCGGCCACTGGAGCGCTCGGTGCAACGGCGAAAATCCGGTTCAGCACGCCGGTTTCGTGCTCAAGCGGAAAAGCCGTGATTCCACTCAGGATCAGACCAACGATAAACAAAACAAGCCAGATGCGAACGCGCACAAGAAGCCGGGATTGCACCGATTCAGTCATGAACACCTATATCTCAAGAGCCTATCCTACCCGCTCGCGAGTCCCCCGGCATCGGTCGTGCGGCCAGACGTCCATATTGCTACAAAAAGGTTTAAGTAGAGGAGAAAACGATATAATTCCCTCAAGTCTTTCGGCGAGAGCGAGCGTCTGTTGAGCCGTGGAAGACCCTCCTGTTTTCATAAGGTTGCTGTCCAGTGAAAAGTAAAAATGGATCTTTTGTTCTCTCTGTCTTACAGGGCTACGCAGTTCGCCTCTCTCGCTTTCTTGCTCTAGCTTTTTTCATCGCATCCGCTGGTGCAGTCGCGCAAACCGCCGTGCAGGTCGCATGGCGCGGGGTTTTGCGCAATGCTGGCGGAGCGCCCATTGCGGACGCGAAAGTTACACTCGCCACAAGTGGCCGAAAAGCGGAAGCGCGCACCGATTCCGACGGACGATTTGTCGTCCAGATGTTGCCGGCGGGAAGTTACCACTTGAGCGTGGCCACCAAGGGCAGCAAGGCCGAGTATGCTCAGCCGGTTGAGCTTGCGGCCGGCGGCCCGGAAGTTGTGCTTACATTGTCTGGCCGCGGCGAACTGACGGTTGCCGCAGTGCAGAGCAAGGGACAGACGGCCACGGGTGGCGAAGAGCTCTCGAGCCAGGCGGTGAGCGAGCTGCCGTTAAACAAGCGCGATTTCAGCTCGCTGCTGCTGTTGGCGGCCGGCACTATGACCGACTCGAATGGCGCAACCAACTTCACAGCACAGTTCGCTATCAACGGTCAGCGCGGCGTTGAGGCCACTTTCGCAATGGATGGGGCGGATATCAGCGACCCCGAGATGGGCGGCGCTACCTTTTCCAACTTCAACGTGGACGCAGTAGAAGGAATCGATTCGAGTTCCGGCTGGATGCCGGCAGAGATCGGGCGCGGCGCGGCGGGTTTCACCAATATTCATACCCGTTCGGGCGCGAGCGGATTTCATGGCTCATTCTTCGAATTCGTGCGCAACTCCGCTTTTGACGCGCGCAATTATTTCGATCATGCGACACCCGCCTATCCGGGACGCATCCCGCCCTTCCGGCGAAACGAATTCGGCTTCACGAATGGCGGACCGGTCTACATCCCGCACGTTTACGATGGCCGCAAGCGGACCTTTTATTTCACCCAGTTCCAGGGCTTTCGCCAGGTGCTCGGGACGACGCAGGTAATGCCTGTGCCTTCGTCATCGGAGCGTCCCCAGGCGGGAAGTAACTATGTCAACCATGTGATCGTTTATCCGGATAAGAGCGTAGACACTCTTGCCCTGCCCGTCGATCCCTCGATTGCGGCGATCCTTGCACGGTATCCTCTGCCCAATCTCGCGACCGGTTCTTTCGGCGTCAACACCTATGCGACGGCATCGAAAGTTGATACTAACGCCGATCAATTCTCAATCCGAATTGATCACAACTTCACAGAGAAGGACAAGTTTTTTGCCCGGTTCAACTACGACAACCTGTCGGGTCCAACCACAAATCCAGACCAGACAGCAATTGATCCGCGATTCGGAGTCCAGTACAACGATCACCAACGCAATGTTGCGGGCACGTATACTCGTTCGATCTCGCCGCACCTGATCCTCGAATCGATGATCAATATCACCCGCACAAGTCCCGGCTTTCCTACGACCGACTACACCGATCCAGCCGTGAAGTTCAATGACGGCCTGTTTGAGGCATTCAATAGTGCTGCTGGTTCGGTCATGCAGGCATACGGCAACCTCTTCCAGGGCTACCAATCGGTGTCGTACTCAAAGGGCAGCCACTCATTCCGGGCAGGATTTGAAACAAGGATCAATCGCGACACCACATACTTTGGCATCGCTCCGAACGGCGAATATGATTTCGGCGGAGGCACTGCGTATGCCACGACGAATATAACCTCCGCGAGTGGAACTCACGATATTCATGTTGGTGATGCGTTGCCCGACACTTTTTCCAGCTTCATTACTGGAAGTCCG
It encodes:
- the mnmE gene encoding tRNA uridine-5-carboxymethylaminomethyl(34) synthesis GTPase MnmE; this encodes MDTESQVPEATAAIVDTIAAISTPPGRGGIGIVRLSGPQAASIAAQLVRLRQPMEHARARLAEVLDENNANNEPIDDAVLTFFAAPNSYTGDELVEIAAHGSPVVLEMLLRRSLDLGARLASPGEFTERAFLAGKLDLTQAEAVRDLIDAQTLTQARQAASQMGGALSRRVAPTKQSLLELIALLEAGIDFAEDDVDVAPKSEISRRIAELNPPLAALETSFARGRIVHDGLTMAIVGRPNAGKSSLFNRLVERDRAIVTATPGTTRDLVSERISLEGIPLELVDTAGLRETFEEVEQLGIARSREALADAALVLVVLDATQSLNQEERSLLAALHNRPALAAINKHDLADQVSPSKAMPEADSTASEFGIPMVPTSALTGEGIQALREKIVELATGGAAEEPGLLTNLRQQQAIIAARAALADADRANENSIPHEMILLDLYRVLWALDSLTGQTTPDDVLNLIFSTFCIGK
- a CDS encoding TonB-dependent receptor; this translates as MKSKNGSFVLSVLQGYAVRLSRFLALAFFIASAGAVAQTAVQVAWRGVLRNAGGAPIADAKVTLATSGRKAEARTDSDGRFVVQMLPAGSYHLSVATKGSKAEYAQPVELAAGGPEVVLTLSGRGELTVAAVQSKGQTATGGEELSSQAVSELPLNKRDFSSLLLLAAGTMTDSNGATNFTAQFAINGQRGVEATFAMDGADISDPEMGGATFSNFNVDAVEGIDSSSGWMPAEIGRGAAGFTNIHTRSGASGFHGSFFEFVRNSAFDARNYFDHATPAYPGRIPPFRRNEFGFTNGGPVYIPHVYDGRKRTFYFTQFQGFRQVLGTTQVMPVPSSSERPQAGSNYVNHVIVYPDKSVDTLALPVDPSIAAILARYPLPNLATGSFGVNTYATASKVDTNADQFSIRIDHNFTEKDKFFARFNYDNLSGPTTNPDQTAIDPRFGVQYNDHQRNVAGTYTRSISPHLILESMINITRTSPGFPTTDYTDPAVKFNDGLFEAFNSAAGSVMQAYGNLFQGYQSVSYSKGSHSFRAGFETRINRDTTYFGIAPNGEYDFGGGTAYATTNITSASGTHDIHVGDALPDTFSSFITGSPFVYTVALPPTFSSGGQHIGPAAINREDYNAWVQDTWKVTPRLTLDYGVRWEVYTPISERAHRTGRFRSVDGQTQYLINPQPGYKTDWNGWGPRIQAAWQATPKITAHIGGAVTVIPPNIWQDNFLTGSTPYVIYPRRVSSSAAPFSYGYQILPSQLPDVYTPGGTNIFANNTPKSVPSNTVMDVDRYQRDLAALTDSTSITPLNLSGVNPAFGIGRLFTWTVGAERKFGNLTADAAYVGTAAQHLPRYGFPNAYPGATAEFAKDTKFDSAGNVIGGFGVENVIFNDSHSSYHALQTSLSGTVGHSGPGIQAGYTWGKSIDNTSLVLGGTGSTGAVASGFSQNPLNTHAEKAVSNFDVTHGFSISAAQDLHLSSIKYIDAAPRVITNGWEMLVIASINSGSPFTVYSGIQQTGAGSNGVDRPNQIAKPQLSTARKDRADYFGHGGGDGPDFFSIPVFQPGGTGPNQGLFGTLGRNSFRGPAFYNYDFAFIKDTPLGRRASGAERMGLQFRSEFFNLFNIVNMGLPANILGVSTNTTGGVPSAVISRTNGFGQISKTAGTSRQIQFSLKLIY